A stretch of DNA from Kangiella sediminilitoris:
TACTTACAGGGTGAACATGAATATTGCCCGAGATGTGACGAGGTATTACTCCACCAAAAACAACAGGAGTGCTGCTGATGTTTGATTTTTTTTCTTCATGCACAGAATTAGTAGAGTTGTCTCATAGCCGATTTAACCCAGAAGAGGAGAAGAGTATGAAACTTAATTATCAGGAACGTCAAAAGTGTGAAGTTTGGACCCGAGTTATGGGATACCACAGACCGGTATCTGCTTTTAACAAAGGCAAGCAATCTGAGCATAAACAGCGTCAACATTTCCGCGAGCGTTAAAATGTTTGATGAGCTAAGAGTTGGGGGGCTTACGCCCCTCACGACTATCGACTATCCTGAGCACTTATCTTGTGTCATTTACTGTCAGGGATGTGCTTGGCGATGCCTATACTGTCATAACCCTGAGTTAATTCCGGTAAAAGCTGAGCAGGGTTTCGATAATAAAGAATTAGAGTTTTTTTTAAAAAGGCGTAAGGGCTTGCTTGATGCGGTCGTGTTCAGCGGCGGAGAGCCCTTGCTTCAAAAAGGCTTACTTCCTGCAATGCAAACAGTAAAATCTATGGGTTTCAAGGTGGGATTACATACCGGTGGCTCGTCAATATCCCGTTTTAAGCAGGTTTTAGAGATCGTCGACTGGGTTGGTTTTGATGTAAAAGACTTACCGGAACATGCAGATCGGATAATTCAAGTTAACAATGCTGGGAATACCAATTGGCAAAGCTTAAGACTACTATTAGCCAGTGGAGTTGATTATCAGTGTCGAACTACCGTTCACTGGGATCTGATCTCTCCCGAGCGTGTTCTAGTTTTGGCTAAGCAGCTTGTATCGGAAGGGGTTAATAACTATAACCTACAAATTGCCCGAACTCGAAATACCCTGGATAAGTCATTAATTGACGACTCCTGCTCATATTCCATGATCAGTAAAGATATTCGGTTAGCCCTAAGCGCTGAACTGGAACAAATGTTCGATCAATTCGAATGGGTGGAATAAATTTTAAGCGATAGATAGGCAATGCTCTAAGTTGATTTCGCTCAGCCGCTGACGGTTATGTATCGTCACGACTCCATTCCCAAAAGAAAACACCTCATTAATTTCGAACTTTTTAAGTATTCTCGATAATGTTTCAGGACGTATAGATAGTTTTTCGGCGATACTTTTTTTAGTTATTGCAATAGAAAAACTATCACCATTACAGGTTTCGGCAGGCATCAGATTATAAATATATCGTGCTACACGTTGAGATGCATCAAGGATTGTCAGCATTTCAATTTCATTGATATGCCCTCTCATTTTAAGACATATATTTCCGAGCATTCGAAGACAAAGATCACTGTCACTTTGAAGAATGTTGTAAAATGCCTGACTTGGTATCGATAATACCCTGGATTCTTCCGTGGTTGATGCGTTTATGGGGTAATACTTTTTTTGAAGAAACATCAGCGCTTCTGCAAAGGTGTCATGGCTGTTAACAAACTTTACGATTTTTTCATTTCCATCACTGGATATGAGGTGTAATTTCACCTGTCCTTTTAAGACAAAAAAGAAATATTTGGCGGGTTGGCCCTGACTGATAATTGGTCTGCTTTTTTTGTAGTAGTTAACTTTACTTACCCGTAGCAGCTCGCTAAGTTGTGTATCGTTCAGGATCCCGAATAAAGGATTCTTCCGTAGCGTTGGTTCAAGATTATTTAATTGTTTAACTTCCATTATTCACCCACCAATTTTATAGATTACCGACTAAAATTTGGCAACAAACATGAGCCAGGCTTTACGTGTGTCAACTGAGAATCCATCAGATTCATAATCTGCTAATTTTGCCACCATGGAAACATGGTCAGTTAAAGGCATTTTGTAGCTTAGTCCTAACTCTTTACCGTAGTCGGCTGAGGAGTCTTCCGCTTCAAAATTGTGATATTGAAAAATTAAGGATGATGTCCCTATAGATGTGTTAAAGCTGATGAATGTATCTTCTAGGCCGCCAACTGGGGTTGTCAGAAACTGATCTGCCCAGCCCTGGAATTTATGTTTTGTTGCAAGGGGAGTTTGAAAAGCATTTCCCGCGCTGCTCCCGTCTCCAGTTAATACTTCTTTTCCCAGTGACACGCTGCCATTTGCGAAAGCATAGCCGAGTTCCCCAAGGAGGTAATTACTATCTCTGTATACTGGGTTATCTGCATAATCATCCTGTTTAGCATACTCCGCTTTGATGAAGAATGGTGTATTCTGGATATCGCTGAAGCTGACTCGAGCACCAATTGTCCGAGAAGAATCTGTCGGAGCAGTTTTAAAATCTAAAAGATAGCCGTATAAGCTTAGCTTTACATCAGTAGCTAGTGCCCAGTCATAATTTATGAAGTGACTTTCTGTATCAAGGTTTGAATCTAAAATAGTATTGATATTATTGATATAGGCATAAGTGATAGTGGCATCAGTTATAGACTTGTTTGTAAAGAGAATGCCGTCATATGTTTGCTCATTCTGCCTCCAGCCAACTCCACCCACGAAACGTTGATTACCCAGGTTAATTCTTTGTCTACCGATTGTCATTGCTGTATCAGTAAAGCCATTGAAGAGGAGGGCGGCTTGGTTGATTTCTGTAGCCTCCGGATCAGCAACGACGGAATGATCCGTTTGCCCATTAAGCAGACTGTTGTAGTCATTCCGGTTACTGACCATACTGACATTGTCTACTTCAAAGCGAAAACTAAAATCATTATAGCTTAATGTTTCTAAGCTTATCCTTGTAAGTAAAGTAGATGCTGTTGCATCCTGTAGCACATTTTCCTGGTCAACACTTTCAGCTCTATAACGGAAAGTCCACTTAACATCTGATTCTTTAAAAGCCTCATCAATACCACCAGCCTGAACCTTCTGTTCATCAGAAGCGTGTGTATTGGACGCTAGAGTTGCAAGGGTAAGTGCTACTGCTGTCACTAACTGCTTTTTTGTCATGTCATACTCCAAAGTGATCTTTATTTCTAGCTATCACTTTAATCGCTTTAGAGTAAATTCTATTGATTTATATCAATTAAGATGTATTTCCTATCCATCTTAAAGCATCGTAAGGGTGACTATAACTTCCTGAGTGCTAGGGTAATGGAATAAACTCTTCTTCATCCCCTGGAACTAATGGGAATCGGCCATTTTTCCAGTCTTGCTTAGCTTGAGCTATACGGCTTTTAGATGAGGAGACAAAGTTCCACTCGATGTACCTCTGACCGAGATTATCCCCGCCAATGAAAACAATACGACTATGTTTCAAAGCTTGTATGGAAGAGGGTACGGATGTATTCAAAATTGCCATTGAATACTCAGGAACAGATGCACCATCAATTTCTATTTCTCCTTTGGCTACATACACAGCACACTCTTGTGCTTGGGGAGAATCCAATACTTGGTCAGGTTGTAAGGTCGCTTCCACATAAAGTGTTTCGGAGAAAGTTTTGACTTTTGAGGTTAGTCCGTAGGCAGTTCCTATTAAAACCCTCACCGGGATATCACTGATCAATGCTGTGGGAAGTTTATCCTTACTGTAATGGTGAAACTCAGGCATGGCTTCTTCATCAGCTTCAGGTAATGCCATCCACAGCTGAAGTCCATTTAGAACATGGTCCTTATTTGTTACTTCCGGACGCTCTCTTTCTGAGTGTACAATTCCTTTCCCAGCAATCATTAAATTGACATCGCCTGGCGTTATCGTTTGATAGCTTCCCAGTGAGTCACGATGAAGAATTTCACCCTCAAATACATAAGTTACCGTAGCGATACCAATATGCGGATGAGGCCGAACATTAACACCATTGCCAGCGTTAAACTGGGCTGGGCCCATATGATCAAAAAACACCCAGGGGCCTACTGATTTTCTACCAGTGGTGGGAAATAAACGACGCACAGAAAATCCACCAAGGTCTTTTTCACGAGGGGTTATCAATTCCTCAACAGCAGAACAGGGTTTATTTTGACATTCAGCATAGAGCTCACTTTTTAGCAAATTACTCATTCCTTTACTCCAGTCGCACAATACCTAATAAAACTAGCAACATTTCTTACTTCAAACCAATATCCAATGTTAATAGCTATTATGACTATTAGAGATAGTGTCTATAAATATTAATACTTCTTCTATAGCACAGATAACTTTATAAGACATTCAGATAAAGCCCAATATTTATACTGTACAGTTTTTGGCTAGCCAAAATTTCAACGATTCAGCTAAGTGTATTGGACTATGAAGGCTATGTGGTTTTGCCCACAAACTTATTCACAGATTTTGGGGACAATTAATGTTGGCTTTTTATTCAATGCGAATAAATTTTGATCGTCGTGTATTTTACAGACTCTTCATTAGCAGTGACATTTGATTAACTTTTATACTTTTCAATTGTTCAGGTAAGTCCATAGTTACATGATGTCCAGAACCTGGTGTGCATTGGATTTTTTGGCCAAGCTTATTCTCTAGGTTATTCAGCGTGAAGCGATGATTACCATCAGGTGTCATTAGCTCCAGCTGGTCGCCTCGTTCAAATTTATTCTTTACGTCGATTATTAATTTGTTACCCACGACATCATTTATCTCTCCCACAAATAACTGCTTATCGCGAATTGAGCTTCCTGTTTCATAGTTTTGACATTCGTCATGGACGTGTCGTCTGTAGAAGCCCTCGGTATATCCTCTGTGAGCTAATTTTTCTAAATCATCCATCATACTCATATCGAACTCTTTACCTGCGCAGGCATCATCAATAGCTTTTCGGTACACTTGAGCTGTTCGTGCGACGTAGTAATGGGACTTGGTCCTTCCTTCGATTTTCAGAGAGTTCACTCCCATCTGACAAAATCGTTTTACATGCTGTACCGCACGTAAATCTTTCGAATTCATAATATAAGTACCATGCTCGTCCTCAAAAACCGGCATAT
This window harbors:
- the nrdD gene encoding anaerobic ribonucleoside-triphosphate reductase; translation: MKLNYQERQKCEVWTRVMGYHRPVSAFNKGKQSEHKQRQHFRER
- a CDS encoding anaerobic ribonucleoside-triphosphate reductase activating protein, producing MFDELRVGGLTPLTTIDYPEHLSCVIYCQGCAWRCLYCHNPELIPVKAEQGFDNKELEFFLKRRKGLLDAVVFSGGEPLLQKGLLPAMQTVKSMGFKVGLHTGGSSISRFKQVLEIVDWVGFDVKDLPEHADRIIQVNNAGNTNWQSLRLLLASGVDYQCRTTVHWDLISPERVLVLAKQLVSEGVNNYNLQIARTRNTLDKSLIDDSCSYSMISKDIRLALSAELEQMFDQFEWVE
- a CDS encoding Crp/Fnr family transcriptional regulator, with translation MEVKQLNNLEPTLRKNPLFGILNDTQLSELLRVSKVNYYKKSRPIISQGQPAKYFFFVLKGQVKLHLISSDGNEKIVKFVNSHDTFAEALMFLQKKYYPINASTTEESRVLSIPSQAFYNILQSDSDLCLRMLGNICLKMRGHINEIEMLTILDASQRVARYIYNLMPAETCNGDSFSIAITKKSIAEKLSIRPETLSRILKKFEINEVFSFGNGVVTIHNRQRLSEINLEHCLSIA
- a CDS encoding alginate export family protein — encoded protein: MTKKQLVTAVALTLATLASNTHASDEQKVQAGGIDEAFKESDVKWTFRYRAESVDQENVLQDATASTLLTRISLETLSYNDFSFRFEVDNVSMVSNRNDYNSLLNGQTDHSVVADPEATEINQAALLFNGFTDTAMTIGRQRINLGNQRFVGGVGWRQNEQTYDGILFTNKSITDATITYAYINNINTILDSNLDTESHFINYDWALATDVKLSLYGYLLDFKTAPTDSSRTIGARVSFSDIQNTPFFIKAEYAKQDDYADNPVYRDSNYLLGELGYAFANGSVSLGKEVLTGDGSSAGNAFQTPLATKHKFQGWADQFLTTPVGGLEDTFISFNTSIGTSSLIFQYHNFEAEDSSADYGKELGLSYKMPLTDHVSMVAKLADYESDGFSVDTRKAWLMFVAKF
- a CDS encoding pirin family protein; translation: MSNLLKSELYAECQNKPCSAVEELITPREKDLGGFSVRRLFPTTGRKSVGPWVFFDHMGPAQFNAGNGVNVRPHPHIGIATVTYVFEGEILHRDSLGSYQTITPGDVNLMIAGKGIVHSERERPEVTNKDHVLNGLQLWMALPEADEEAMPEFHHYSKDKLPTALISDIPVRVLIGTAYGLTSKVKTFSETLYVEATLQPDQVLDSPQAQECAVYVAKGEIEIDGASVPEYSMAILNTSVPSSIQALKHSRIVFIGGDNLGQRYIEWNFVSSSKSRIAQAKQDWKNGRFPLVPGDEEEFIPLP